Proteins from one Natrinema versiforme genomic window:
- a CDS encoding Zn-ribbon domain-containing OB-fold protein, whose amino-acid sequence MNFEAHSCPNGHVTYPRHTVCPKCGEEQTEIVDLTDEVGTVVTWTTSTATPPGVREPNHLAIVEFNLGETNVRALGQTTDPVETGDQVTPVFCKELRDPGAGIREKESQDWDGYRFSPV is encoded by the coding sequence ATGAACTTCGAAGCACACTCTTGTCCCAATGGACACGTCACGTATCCCAGACACACTGTCTGTCCAAAGTGCGGCGAAGAACAGACTGAGATCGTTGATCTGACCGACGAGGTTGGCACTGTTGTCACATGGACGACGAGCACGGCGACACCGCCTGGCGTCCGCGAACCTAATCACCTCGCCATTGTTGAATTCAACCTCGGCGAGACAAACGTGCGCGCACTTGGTCAGACTACTGACCCCGTCGAGACCGGGGATCAGGTAACACCTGTTTTCTGCAAAGAGCTACGCGACCCAGGCGCCGGTATCCGCGAGAAGGAGAGCCAGGACTGGGACGGCTACCGATTCAGTCCAGTCTAG
- a CDS encoding IS5 family transposase produces MSRWRPLPKSRLLRFVEEAFQLAQRAVARYSSKFSKKRYTLHQHIVLLCLKVRKDTTYRTLLDELIEMPRIRSAINLTELPAPSTLCKAFDRLDMAVWRVLLNLSVSLLPTNGVAGIDASEFDRTHASKHYTKRAKLTIQQLKVTLLVDTRTNAIVDLHITTTRKHDTQIAPSLINRNTAKIDVLLGDKGYDDQQIRAMARQNGIRPLIKHREFSSLQKAWNARLDTELYGQRSQSETVNSRLKRKYDSFVRSRCWWKQFREQILACIVHNLDRAL; encoded by the coding sequence TTGAGTAGATGGAGACCCCTCCCAAAGTCTCGGTTGCTCCGATTTGTTGAGGAAGCATTTCAGTTAGCGCAACGTGCCGTGGCTCGATACTCCTCGAAGTTCTCGAAAAAACGCTATACGCTCCATCAGCACATCGTTCTCCTCTGTCTTAAAGTTCGGAAGGACACAACGTATCGAACACTCCTTGACGAACTCATCGAGATGCCCCGTATTCGGAGTGCCATCAATCTCACAGAACTGCCTGCCCCGTCAACGCTGTGCAAAGCGTTCGATAGGCTCGATATGGCTGTCTGGCGGGTGCTGCTCAATCTCTCTGTTTCACTGCTCCCGACAAATGGTGTTGCGGGGATCGACGCGTCGGAATTCGACCGAACTCATGCCTCAAAACATTATACGAAACGGGCAAAGCTGACGATTCAGCAGCTGAAAGTCACGCTCTTAGTCGATACGAGAACGAATGCTATAGTCGATCTCCACATTACAACGACCCGTAAGCACGATACACAGATCGCACCGTCACTTATCAACCGCAACACAGCTAAAATTGATGTTCTTCTTGGCGATAAGGGATATGACGATCAGCAGATTCGGGCGATGGCCCGCCAGAACGGGATTCGTCCGCTAATCAAACATCGTGAGTTCTCGTCACTGCAGAAAGCGTGGAACGCTCGGCTGGATACTGAACTTTACGGCCAGCGGAGCCAGAGCGAAACGGTGAATTCTCGGCTCAAGCGAAAATACGATTCGTTCGTCCGGTCACGATGCTGGTGGAAACAGTTTCGTGAACAGATCCTCGCGTGTATCGTCCACAACCTCGACCGTGCGCTCTAA
- a CDS encoding IS6 family transposase: MAKIDRLNGCSDWIDLSFVERERTPRRLMELGIRLHLAGLSLSNTVRELEKSGVERSRKAVHDWVQKADLQPTTDANPNHVALDETVIRIDDHQYWLYAAVDPETNRILHIRLFSTTTTALTERFLRELIEKHDVENAVFLVDGAQHLQTALRRHRLRFRYEKQGNRNAVERIFREIKRRTSSFSNCFSHAKPSTAESWLQAFAVWQNATN; the protein is encoded by the coding sequence ATGGCAAAAATCGACCGCCTCAATGGTTGTAGCGACTGGATTGATTTGAGTTTTGTGGAGAGAGAACGGACACCGCGCCGGCTGATGGAGCTTGGTATTCGACTCCACCTTGCTGGATTATCGCTTTCGAATACCGTTCGGGAACTCGAGAAGTCCGGTGTCGAGCGTTCGCGAAAGGCTGTTCACGATTGGGTGCAGAAAGCCGATCTACAGCCAACAACTGATGCGAATCCGAATCACGTTGCGCTCGACGAAACCGTGATTCGAATCGATGATCACCAGTATTGGCTGTATGCTGCAGTCGATCCTGAAACGAACAGAATTCTTCATATACGGCTATTTTCAACGACTACGACCGCATTGACTGAACGCTTTCTGCGAGAACTAATCGAGAAACACGATGTCGAAAACGCTGTGTTTCTCGTCGATGGCGCACAGCATCTCCAGACAGCACTCCGCCGACACAGACTCCGATTTCGATACGAAAAACAGGGAAATCGGAACGCTGTCGAACGTATCTTTCGAGAGATAAAACGACGCACCTCTTCATTCTCAAACTGTTTCAGTCATGCTAAACCATCAACCGCAGAATCGTGGCTCCAAGCCTTCGCTGTCTGGCAGAATGCTACAAACTAA
- a CDS encoding PH domain-containing protein yields the protein MRYEDRYRYSHPIPLSSSEDHIVGYHLWEAYLRRNYGWKRDYYCPKLILSDQRLVHFKKGVFNDVHQSYNLDKISSVTYEENFRSSKIEIEEDQINNQFKMYNGHANELVRLMSE from the coding sequence ATGCGCTATGAAGACCGTTATAGATACAGCCATCCTATTCCGCTTAGTTCGTCTGAAGATCACATAGTCGGCTACCATCTTTGGGAGGCATATCTACGTCGGAACTATGGGTGGAAAAGAGATTACTATTGTCCCAAATTGATCTTATCTGATCAAAGATTGGTACATTTTAAAAAAGGCGTCTTCAATGATGTACACCAGTCCTATAATCTTGATAAGATATCATCTGTGACCTATGAGGAGAATTTTAGAAGTTCTAAAATAGAAATTGAGGAAGATCAAATCAATAATCAGTTCAAGATGTATAATGGTCATGCAAATGAATTAGTTCGACTTATGTCTGAATGA
- a CDS encoding acyl-CoA dehydrogenase gives MKDGSGNLDFGDSDSSEEEESTESKPPGGPIDDSQPDRGRSGSSSIRSESKPDQPGTSSTSTNESEQDKHKYPYFVRRSKVLDERDERIEAHLREVVTDQESDFRSELADELETNGNIPKSDAREFALLYAFENPEGVAELMREEGFGELE, from the coding sequence ATGAAAGACGGCTCTGGGAATCTCGATTTCGGCGACAGTGATAGCAGTGAGGAGGAGGAGTCAACCGAATCCAAACCGCCAGGTGGACCGATCGACGATAGTCAACCGGATCGTGGCCGATCGGGATCGTCGTCAATTCGATCGGAGTCGAAGCCCGATCAGCCTGGCACATCGTCGACGTCGACCAACGAGTCAGAGCAGGACAAGCACAAGTATCCGTATTTCGTCCGTCGAAGCAAGGTCCTCGACGAGCGAGACGAACGAATTGAGGCTCATCTTCGGGAAGTCGTCACCGACCAGGAGTCGGACTTCCGAAGTGAACTCGCCGACGAACTCGAGACAAACGGTAACATTCCAAAATCAGACGCACGCGAATTCGCACTCTTGTATGCGTTTGAAAATCCGGAGGGCGTCGCGGAGTTGATGCGAGAGGAAGGCTTCGGCGAACTCGAGTAG
- a CDS encoding ParA family protein has protein sequence MITVVVYSESGGTFKTTTTANLAVSLVRMGLDVCVIDLDPQEGNLTSLFNVGEHRSDPEADNLVKHILEMPDGDFEDLIETSDEGVDVIPSHDMLGDFTSNLEQKIAYETGMKNMSKEEFPRFELLYDLLWNEQELHEDYDAVLIDPNARAEDLLYNSIYAMRTLVAPVKPAGKGNLSLDGLDELVGNMERKLDIEVGLSCVVPSGVGQTNAHQQYSKQFKNTDEFATPIAIPDRESLMDTMWEARGSAYKVLEERWKTFEEDGEMVSSPGERSVRDRELETIRDIHELGVFVATDTFDAQINPELVLDIQGRGEERFDFRDATETEVASQ, from the coding sequence ATGATAACTGTAGTCGTGTACTCCGAATCGGGCGGCACCTTCAAAACCACCACAACTGCGAATCTCGCAGTCAGTCTCGTCCGGATGGGGCTGGACGTCTGCGTGATCGATCTCGACCCACAGGAGGGCAACCTGACGAGTCTGTTCAATGTCGGGGAACACCGCAGTGATCCGGAGGCTGATAACCTCGTCAAGCACATCCTCGAGATGCCGGACGGTGATTTTGAGGACCTCATCGAAACGTCGGACGAAGGCGTCGACGTGATCCCAAGCCACGACATGCTCGGTGACTTCACATCGAATCTCGAGCAGAAGATCGCCTACGAAACGGGCATGAAGAACATGAGCAAAGAGGAGTTCCCGCGGTTTGAACTCCTCTATGATCTCCTCTGGAACGAACAGGAACTGCATGAGGATTACGATGCCGTCCTCATCGACCCGAACGCTCGAGCGGAGGACCTGCTGTACAACTCGATCTATGCCATGCGGACGCTGGTTGCTCCGGTCAAACCAGCCGGCAAAGGAAATCTGAGTCTCGACGGCCTCGACGAACTCGTCGGTAACATGGAGCGCAAACTGGACATCGAGGTCGGCCTCTCCTGTGTCGTTCCCTCCGGTGTCGGCCAGACAAACGCTCACCAGCAGTATTCCAAGCAGTTCAAGAACACCGACGAGTTCGCGACGCCGATTGCAATCCCCGATCGGGAGAGTTTGATGGATACGATGTGGGAAGCGCGGGGTTCGGCGTACAAGGTCCTCGAGGAGCGCTGGAAAACCTTCGAAGAAGACGGCGAAATGGTCAGCAGTCCCGGTGAACGAAGCGTCCGTGACCGTGAACTCGAGACGATCCGAGACATACACGAGCTCGGCGTGTTCGTCGCGACGGATACGTTCGACGCTCAAATTAATCCCGAACTCGTCCTCGATATTCAGGGCCGCGGAGAGGAACGCTTTGATTTCCGAGATGCCACTGAAACCGAGGTGGCGTCCCAATGA